A stretch of DNA from Saccharomycodes ludwigii strain NBRC 1722 chromosome I, whole genome shotgun sequence:
aaaaaaagggaggGAAAGATGAGTACTGGCGATTTTTTGACGAAAGGAATAGAATTGATTCAAAATGCTATAGATTTAGATACAGCAACAAAGTACGAAGAAGCTTATACTGCTTACTATAACGGTTTGGATTATTTAATGCTAGCTTTAAAATATGAGAAAAATCCCAAGTCAAAAGATTTGATTAGAGCAAAGTTCACTGAATATTTAAATCGTGCAGAACAATTAAAAGAGCATTTGGagaaaaaacaacagcagcagAATGTTTCAGCATCTAATAAAAAGACTTctgttaataacaataacggCGATGATgctgatgataataacaaattgaGAAATGCCTTAAGTGGGGCTATCTTATCGGAAAAGCCTGATATTAAATGGGATGATGTTGCAGGTTTAGATGCTGCAAAAGAGGCTTTAAAAGAAGCGGTTATCTTACCTGTGAAGTTTCCACAATTGTTTAAAGGCAAAAGAAAGCCCATAAGTGGTATATTGCTTTATGGACCACCAGGTACTGGTAAATCTTATTTAGCTAAAGCTGTCGCTACGGAATCCAATTCTACTTTTTTCAGTATCAGTTCTTCTGATTTGGTTTCTAAATGGATGGGAGAGTCCGAAAGATTGGTTAAACAGTTATTTGCTATGGCTAgagaaaataaaccaagtattatttttattgatgaaGTTGATGCATTGACTGGTCAAAGAGGCGAGGGTGAAAGTGAAGCAAGCAGAAGAATTAAAACTGAATTATTAGTACAAATGAATGGTGTTGGAAATGATAGTGATGGCGTATTAATATTGGGTGCAACCAATATTCCTTGGCAGCTAGATGGCGCCATTAGAAGAAGATTTGAGAagagaatatatataccacTACCTGACCTAGCGAGCAGAACTAAAATGTTTGAATTAAATGTTGGCGACACTCCATGTAAATTAACTAAAGAAGATTATAGAACTTTGGGCAAATTGACTGAGGGTTATAGTGGTAGTGATATTTCGGTTGTCGTTAAAGATGCTTTAATGGAACCGATAAGAAAGATTCAGATGGCCAcccattttaaaaatataattaccGAAACAATGGAATCCGTGACTACAACAGATGGCAATGACATTACAAATACCAATATTGGTAAAAAAAGGCAACTGTCGCCATGTTCCCCTGGAGATATGGGTGCAATAGAAATTTCATGGACCGATATTGAAGCTGATGAGTTGGTGGAACCAGAATTAAACATCAAAGACTTTATTAAAgctattaaaaattcaagACCTACAGTTAATGAAgaagatttgaaaaaacagGAGAAATTCACCCAAGATTTTGGTCAAGAAGGTAATTAAATCTAGATTTGGGTTTAGTTTAAAGGGTGAGtaattgaaataaataaatttttttaaaaaaaaaaaaaaaaaaaaaaaaaaaaaaaaaaaataataataatttttttatggaATAATGATtaacataaataaattatcgTACTTTATCTAAATAGTTGTAGtattgttttcattatcTGAGATTTTACCACCTACAATTTTCACCTTAATAATGGCGATGTCGTTTCCAGTAATAAAGCATCTTGCGTCTGGgttgtttttcaataattccTTCTGATAATATTCAAACTCTTGCGCATTACCCAGTTGTTTAGATAATATTACGGCTTTACCCTTTAAAGTAGCACTCATTTGTGACAATTCAGCCTGGTTCAACTCTTGcaataaattaaacaacTTACTGGTGTTCATTCCTTCATTGTTGCTACCATCCATATTTTGAGTTGATGATGGTGGTACAGGTGTACTTGATTGACTGTTTTTTCTCAGTGACAATTTTTTAGCAGTAACCCAATCATGAATCAAAAGTGAAACCTGTGGATTTTCTTTGATGTTTGAATATTTACCAGTATCTTCATGTGTTgccaaaataattaaatcgCCATCTTGCTGCTTGTAGGTTTTTTCATTTGGAATGTAAGTGTAATTCATTAGCGCTACAGATGGTGTAGCATCTTTTAAGGAGGCAGTAGCTAAATGGAGATACTTAGaggtttttaataaattcatCAAATGATCAGGATATTCCGACatgttgtttatttttatatcaaaagtgttttttttatttctttatgaTTTTTGTCTATATGTGGTATTCCAAATAGATAAAGGGGAATGAAAACATAATTTGTTTCTATGTACAtatttacatatatatatatatatatatactttatATGATGcctgatatatatattttaattgtgTCAATTTTATACAagaatagtaataaaaaacaaaaaaggcGACGAAGAAATCAGGGTGGCAAAagttgtaaaaaaaaaaaaaaacaaaaaaaaaaaaataacaacccCTAAAATACGGACATTCGGATATATGCCAAATAATtagtcaaaaaaaattaaaaaaaaaaaaaaaaaaaaaaaaaaaattatatatttgtacTGTGATTACcattgatttattatttggaaTATACAAGTTTTCTCTAATTTACTATATAGTCGTTTGTTCTATGTGATTATTGtacatcattattatatagTATAGTACCAGTACGGTCATTATAAATACTTTTCATTCCTCATTAATTTATGCAGCAGTGGGTTATGGTAGTAATAACAGTACTATTGGGATCATCTGATACTGTCACTTTTGGTTCCTAATCacctttattattattattattattattgtcagtTTGCAAAGAAgaggatgaagaagaagaaagggGTGGTGAATTAATTGATATACTGGTGGTAATGTTTCCATCACTATTGTTGCCATTACCAGAATGattttccaataatttttgttttttaaccTCCTGTATTGTGTCACTCCATTCTAAAAGTAAGGATTTACAAATGTCATGAAATTTTCCTAGTTTGGAATCGTTAATAATCGCTCTCAACAATTTATCAAGTTTACTAGCTTTTAAAGCTACCGTGtcaaaaaacttttcagATTTATCCTCACACTCATTATCATACAGTGATTGAACATACATGATTCGTAAATATTCTTCACTCTCATCCAAATCTTGTTGTTTCGGTGGCTCATTTCTTTggattaaatttttttgaatccTTCTTCTAAACAAAAGACATGCTTCTACTCGACGATTACGATCCAGTCTCTTCCTTTTAGTATAGTTACTCTTTGGTTTTTTACCATTAATTGTAATACTCGCATCACAAgaactattattatctcTATCTCCATTGTTTACATCAGATAATTCAaatctttccttttcattattattactggtggtagtgttttttttatcggGATGAGATACACTATCATTTCCCGGTGTAATGGTGTCTGTACTACTACCACAATCAATATCGTTATCTTTAACACTATGGTTCCCATTAACTgcatcctttttttctttacccatttcttcatcttttttttctggaGAATCCTCTTTTATTCTGCTCCCcatttccaatttattGTCCTTGgcagttttat
This window harbors:
- a CDS encoding pyridoxal 5'-phosphate synthase (similar to Saccharomyces cerevisiae YPR172W | protein of unknown function (paralog of YLR456W | protein of unknown function)), which translates into the protein MSEYPDHLMNLLKTSKYLHLATASLKDATPSVALMNYTYIPNEKTYKQQDGDLIILATHEDTGKYSNIKENPQVSLLIHDWVTAKKLSLRKNSQSSTPVPPSSTQNMDGSNNEGMNTSKLFNLLQELNQAELSQMSATLKGKAVILSKQLGNAQEFEYYQKELLKNNPDARCFITGNDIAIIKVKIVGGKISDNENNTTTI
- the PDP3 gene encoding Pdp3p (similar to Saccharomyces cerevisiae YLR455W | PDP3 | PWWP Domain-containing Protein), whose amino-acid sequence is MTDSDSKLKTGDLVLCKVGNYPSWPAVVFPQRFLSREVYKKRKSNKVAVCFFNDTSYYWDQPNKLTPLTKPQIKSYLKKRKNNGSKDDIYYAYKMAYEFESLHDFVVATCESEGREYDVEDIDHIESGEDPFLGKVALKKNKRKQTSHPGEFESKKMKKLNSASSVGSNNSDTVSAADNFVPSFKEEETHYDLEGKEIDQNKTAKDNKLEMGSRIKEDSPEKKDEEMGKEKKDAVNGNHSVKDNDIDCGSSTDTITPGNDSVSHPDKKNTTTSNNNEKERFELSDVNNGDRDNNSSCDASITINGKKPKSNYTKRKRLDRNRRVEACLLFRRRIQKNLIQRNEPPKQQDLDESEEYLRIMYVQSLYDNECEDKSEKFFDTVALKASKLDKLLRAIINDSKLGKFHDICKSLLLEWSDTIQEVKKQKLLENHSGNGNNSDGNITTSISINSPPLSSSSSSSLQTDNNNNNNNKGD
- the VPS4 gene encoding AAA family ATPase VPS4 (similar to Saccharomyces cerevisiae YPR173C | VPS4 | Vacuolar Protein Sorting), with translation MSTGDFLTKGIELIQNAIDLDTATKYEEAYTAYYNGLDYLMLALKYEKNPKSKDLIRAKFTEYLNRAEQLKEHLEKKQQQQNVSASNKKTSVNNNNGDDADDNNKLRNALSGAILSEKPDIKWDDVAGLDAAKEALKEAVILPVKFPQLFKGKRKPISGILLYGPPGTGKSYLAKAVATESNSTFFSISSSDLVSKWMGESERLVKQLFAMARENKPSIIFIDEVDALTGQRGEGESEASRRIKTELLVQMNGVGNDSDGVLILGATNIPWQLDGAIRRRFEKRIYIPLPDLASRTKMFELNVGDTPCKLTKEDYRTLGKLTEGYSGSDISVVVKDALMEPIRKIQMATHFKNIITETMESVTTTDGNDITNTNIGKKRQLSPCSPGDMGAIEISWTDIEADELVEPELNIKDFIKAIKNSRPTVNEEDLKKQEKFTQDFGQEGN